From the genome of Streptomyces xanthophaeus:
GGGGTCTTCGCCGCGTCCATCGTGAAGTTGATGTCACCCGCGCTGGTCTTCAGCGCGAAGGTGTACTTCGCCTTCTGGTCGATCGCCATCTCCGGCGAGGGGGACTGCTTGGGCGCGGGCTCGCTCGCCGAGGCCGACGGGCTCGCGGACGGGTCCGCGGCCTGGTCCTTCTTGTCCTTGTCGAAGACACCGCCCACGATCAGACCCACCAGCGTCGCGATCACCACGGCCACGGCCGCGCCGATCACGGCCGCGCGCTGCCGCGACTTCTTCCGGGCCTCGGCCCGGCGCTTCTGCTGGCGCTCGTACTTCTCCTTGGCGAGCTGTCGCCGTCGCTGATCGCTCGTGACCACCGGGTCGTCTCCTTGTACGTGTCTGGTACTGCTGTCCGGGCTGGGATAGGCCGTACCGTATATGGGTTCGCTGTGTAATGAGCGGCGCCGGTAGGCTCTGAGCAGCAGGATTCCTGTCTGCAGCCTCCCGCCGGACGACGATTGAGGACGAACGTGCTGATTGCCGGGTTCCCCGCAGGCGCTTGGGGCACCAACTGCTACGTGGTCGCCCCCGCCGCCGGTGAGGAGTGCGTCATCATCGACCCGGGCCATCAGGCCGCCCGGGGTGTCGAGGAGACGCTGAAGAAGCATCGGCTCAAGCCCGTCGCGGTCGTGCTGACCCATGGCCACATCGATCATGTGGCCTCGGTGGTCCCGGTGTGCGGAGCACACGACGTACCGGCGTGGATCCACCCCGAGGACCGCTACATGATGAGCGACCCGGAGAAGTCCCTCGGCCGCTCCATCGGGATGCCCCTCATGGGCGAGCTGACCGTGGGGGAGCCGGACGACGTCCGCGAGCTGGCCGACGGCGCCACCCTGAAATTGGCCGGAATGGAATTCTCCGTGGCGCACGCGCCGGGGCATACCAAGGGGTCGGTGACCTTCCGGATGCCCGAGCTGGCCGACATCCCGCCGGTCTTCTTCTCGGGTGACCTGCTCTTCGCCGGCTCCATCGGACGCACCGACCTGCCCGGCGGCTCCCACACCGAGATGCTCGCCTCGCTGGGCCGCGTGTGCCTGCCGCTCGACGACTCGACCGTGGTGCTGTCCGGCCACGGTCCCCAGACCACCATCGGCCGCGAGCGCGCGACCAACCCGTACCTTCGGGAAGTCGCCGCCGGGCTCGGAGACGGCGCCGCCGCTCCACGACGAGGAATGTGACGAAAGCTTCGTGGCTACTTTCCAGGCCCCCAAGGGCACGTACGACCTGATCCCGCCGGTATCCGTGAAGTACCTGGCGGTGCGCGAGGCCATCGCGGCGCCCCTGCGCAACTCCGGCTACGGCTACATCGAGACCCCTGGCTTCGAGGACGTGGGCCTCTTCGCCCGCGGCGTCGGCGAGTCCACCGACATCGTCTCCAAGGAGATGTACGCCTTCGAGACCAAGGGCGGCGACCAGCTCGCCCTGCGCCCCGAGGGCACGGCCTCCGTGCTGCGCGCGGCGCTGGAGGCCAGCCTGCACAAGAAGGGCAACCTGCCGGTCAAGCTCTGGTACTCCGGCTCCTACTACCGCTACGAGAAGCCGCAGGCGGGCCGCTACCGCCACTTCTCCCAGGTCGGCGCCGAGGCGATCGGCGCCGAGGACCCGGCCCTGGACGCCGAGCTGATCATCCTGGCCGACCAGGCGTACCGCTCGCTGGGCCTGCGCAACTTCCGGATCCTGCTGAACTCCCTGGGCGACAAGGAGTGCCGCCCCGTGTACCGGGAGGCGCTGCAGTCCTTCCTGCGGGGCCTCGACCTCGACGCGGAGACCATGCGCCGCGCCGAGATCAACCCGCTGCGCGTCCTCGACGACAAGCGGGCCGACGTACAGAAGCAGCTCGTCGGCGCCCCGGTGCTGCGCGACTACCTGTGCGACGCATGCAAGGCGTACCACGAGCAGGTCCGGGTCCTGGTGACCGCGGCCGGCGTCGCCTTCGAGGACGACGACAAGCTGGTGCGCGGCCTGGACTACTACACCCGCACCACCTTCGAGTTCGTCCACGACGGCCTGGGCATCGCGGTCGGCGGCGGCGGCCGCTACGACGGCCTGTCCGAGATGATCGGCGGACCGGCGCTGCCGTCGGTGGGCTGGGCGCTCGGCGTGGACCGCACGGTCCTCGCGCTGGAGAAGGAGGGCGTCGAGCTCGACATCCCGGCGTCGACCTCGGTGTTCGCGGTGGCGCTGGGCGAGGCCAAGGCGACCGTGTTCGGCCTCGTGACGCAGCTGCGCAAGGCGGGCGTCGCGGCCGACATGTCCTACGGCGGCAAGGGCCTCAAGGGCGCCATGAAGGACGCGAACCGCAGCGGTGCCCGCTTCGCGGTCGTGGTGGGCGAGCGGGACCTCGCCGAGGGCGTCGTCCAGCTGAAGGACATGGAATCCGGCGAGCAGACGGCCGTGCCCGTCGACGAGCTGGTCGACACGGTCCGGGCCCGCCTCGCCTGACGGCAGCGGTACGGGAGCACACAGGACGGGGCCGGGGATCTTTCCCCGGCCCCGTCCGTTCACAGGCTCGTACGGCACAATGGCCCGTGCTTGATCACCTGGCAGATGTGGAGCGGGCGGTATGACGACACGAAGCGCGGACGCGGACACCGCCCGGGGCAGGACCGTCGGGGGAAGCCGGGCCCTGGCCCTGCTGCTGGTGATCACCGGAGCGGCGGGCCTGCTCGCCGCGTGGGTGATCACGATCGACAAGTTCAAGCTGCTGGAGGACCCGACCTTCAAGCCCGCCTGCAGCCTCAACCCGATCGTCTCCTGCGGCAACATCATGACGAGCGACCAGGCGTCGGCGTTCGGCTTCCCGAACCCGATGCTCGGACTCGTCGCCTACGGGATCGTGATCTGCGTCGGCATGAGCATGCTGGCCGGGGCCTCGTTCCGCCCCTGGTACTGGCTGACCTTCAACGCCGGCACCCTCTTCGGCGTCGCCTTCTGCACCTGGCTCATGTACCAGTCGCTGTACAACATCAACTCGCTCTGCCTGTGGTGCTGCCTGGCCTGGGTCGCCACGATCTTCATGTTCTGGTACGTCACCGCGCACAACGTCCGCGAGGGGCTGCTGCCCGCCCCGGGCTGGCTCAAGTCCTTCCTCGACGAGTTCACCTGGGTCCTGCCCGTCCTGCACGTCGGGATCATCGGGATGCTGATCCTGACCCGCTGGTGGGACTTCTGGACCTCCTGAGCGCGGGCGGCCCTGTCGGTGGGCTCGCATAGGCTTCCTGTGTGGAACCAGACCTGTTCACCGCCGCTGCCGAAGACCGCCAGGAGAAGGACCCCGCGAGCTCCCCGCTCGCCGTCCGGATGCGCCCGCGCACCCTGGACGAGGTCGTCGGCCAGCAGCACCTGCTGAAGCCCGGATCACCGCTGCGGCGGCTGGTCGGGGAAGGGGCCGGCGGCCCGGCCGGTGCCTCGTCGGTGATCCTCTGGGGCCCGCCCGGCATCGGGAAGACGACGCTGGCGTACGTGGTCAGCCAGGCCACGCAGAAGCGTTTCGTGGAGCTCTCCGCCATCACCGCGGGCGTCAAAGAGGTACGGGCCGTCATCGAGGGCGCCAAGCGCGCGGCCGGCGGCTACGGCAAGGAGACCGTCCTCTTCCTCGACGAGATCCACCGTTTCAGCAAGGCGCAGCAGGACTCGCTGCTCCCCGCCGTCGAGAACCGCTGGGTGACGCTGATCGCGGCCACCACCGAGAACCCGTACTTCTCGATCATCTCCCCGCTGCTGTCGCGCTCGCTGCTGCTGACGCTGGAACCGCTGACCGACGAGGACCTGAGCGCCCTGATGCGGCGCGCACTCACGGAGGAACGGGGCCTGGGCGGGGCCGTCACCCTCCCGGCGGACGCCCAGGCGCACCTGCTGCGGATCGCCGGCGGCGACGCCCGGCGGGCGCTGACCGCCCTGGAGGCCGGCGCCGGGTCGGCCATCGCCAAGGGCGAGGACGAGATCACCCTCCAGACCCTGGAGGAGGCCGTCGACCGGGCGGCGGTCCGGTACGACAAGGACGGCGACCAGCACTACGACGTGGCGAGCGCGCTGATCAAGTCGATCCGCGGCTCGGACGTCGATGCCGCACTGCACTACCTGGCCCGGATGATCGAGGCCGGTGAGGACCCCCGGTTCATCGCGCGCCGCCTGATGATCTCCGCGAGCGAGGACATCGGCCTGGCGGACCCCACCGCCCTGCCGATCGCGGTGGCCGCGGCCCAGGCGGTGGCGATGATCGGCTTCCCCGAAGCGGCGCTGACCCTCTCGCACGCCACGATCGCGCTGGCCCTGGCCCCGAAGTCGAACACCGCCACGACCGCGATCGGCGCGGCGCTGGCCGACGTACGGGCGGGCCTTGCGGGATCGGTCCCGCCGCACCTGAGGGACGGTCACTACAAGGGAGCGGCGAAGCTGGGGCACGCCCAGGGGTACGTGTACCCGCACGACGTGCCGGGCGCGATCGCGGCGCAGCAGTACGCGCCGGACGAGATCCAGGGCAAGCGGTACTACGAACCGACGCGGTACGGCGCCGAGGCCCGCTACGCGGACGTGGTGGAGAAGGTCCGCGAGCGCCTGCGCGGAGGCACTTCGTAGCGGTGGCCTACGCTGCCCGGGTGACCACGCACCTCCCCACCTGCGCGTGCTGCGGCGACGCGCTCGCCGACGAGAACCGCATCGACTTCGGCTGCAACCTGCCCGACGCCGCCCTAGGCCTGCCCGAGGAACGCCTCCACCGGCTCGGCGTGCGCGCTCTGCTCCGGGTGGACGGGGTCGGCTGCTTCATCCGCACGCTGCTGGCCGTCCGGCTGACGCACGGCACGGAGCTGGTGCTCGGCGCCTGGGTCCAGGTGGACGAGGACACCCTGCGCCGTGCCCACGAGCTGTGGGAGCGGCCCGGCTACGCGGAACTCTCCGTCCGGGGCACCTTCGCCAACCGGATCCAGCCCTGGGGCGACGACCTCCTCGGCGCCGAGGTCACCGCGAAGGTCGCCAACCCCGAGGAACTGCCCTGCGTCGTCGACATCCACGACCCGGCCGCCGCCCGCGTCCTGACGCGGACCTGGGACCGTGACCACGTCCTCAGCCGCTTCCCGTTCCCGCTGCCCGTGGACGTCCGCACCGACCTCGGAGACCACTGGTCGGTCCTGCGGACCTCCGGGCTCACCGCGTCCTTCGCGGACGGCACGGACCATTTCACCGCCCCGGACCGCAGCGCCGCCGTCAACCTGGCGACCGACGACGTCACGGGCCGCGCCCCCGCGGACTTCCTCACCGTCCTGATGGCGGGCGCCCCCGACACCCGACCGGCCCAGCGGGTGCGCGAGCCGCTGGGGGAGGGCGTGCGGTACGCGTTCTGGCTGACTCCGAAGGACCACGGCCGGCCGCGCCACGAGTTCTACGGCATGGCCGTCACCGACGGGACCGCCGCCGGAATCTTCTGCACCTACGAGGACCCCGCCGACCTGGAGTGGGCCCACCGGATCTGGCGCTCGCTCGACCGCGCGGCCGGCACCCCCTGACCCCGGCGTGGCCCCGCCGGGGTTCCGGCGGGGTTCCGGCGGCGGAGCCCGGGCTCCGGGCACGGCTTCGTCCCGGCCGCGCGCCCTTGCCCTCGCGGGACCGGAACCCGTGCGTCGTGCTGTCCGGCACGCTGCACGAGTACGCCGACGACCTCGACGTACTGCCCTGCGTGAGACATCGCCTCAGTGCGAGGCCGCCGAGAACAGGGAGTGCATCGCCCGGCGCAGGCCGCAGATGTCCGCGACCGGCTCCGGGAAGTCGAAGCGGGCGTCGAAGGAGCCGGCCGGGCCGCCGGTGAAGCGGACGCGCAGGCCCAGACGGTCCAGGGAGAGCGGCACGGCGCTCATCCCGCGGGCCTCGCGGGCGCCGAGCAGGCCGCCCAGCTCGCCGAGCCGGTCGCCGTGGGCGGAGTGCAGGTGCTGCAGCAGCTCCGACTCGTGCGCGACCATCGGGTCCGGCTCCGCCGCGGCCAGGTCGTCCGGCTCCACGCGCTCGGCGCCCCACAGGTCGTCCACCGAGATCTCGCCGACCTCCAGGCGCAGCATCATCCACGCCGGGCGCCCGGCGTGGGGGGCGTCGAGGGACTCCCTCATGCCCAGCAGCTCGCCCACCGGCTGCCGCTCCGCGAGCAGCGCCGCGCAGGCCGCGCGGTCGTCCCCGCGCACCGGCGTCAGCCACCCGGCGAGCCAGGCGCGACCTCGGATACGATGTGGCACGGACACCGGCGCCACATCCGTGATCTCGATCACGGCGGTGAGGTCGTCGTCCTGGGCGTGAGCGGCTGCCCTGGCAGCCGTGGATTCCCCGGAAACAAGGAGAATCACGTCCCCGTCCGGGGTGACGGTCCGTGCGACCGGCAGCCCTGTCCCGAACTCCTCGGCCTCGTGACTGTCACGAGCACCGATCAGCGTGAGGGATACTGAGGCGTTGGACTCTACGAGGGTTCGTACGCGTTCGGCTCCGGTGAGCTGCCGAACGCCTTCCCTGGGACGCGGCTGACCTTGCTTATCGTCGGCGCAAGCGGATTCTGTTTCGTCTGAATCCGAACTGCGTTGCGCACTGGGCAGGGGGATCCCATGTGGTCGAGACATTACGTCCTCCTCGCTAAGGTAAGCCTCACCTAACTTACATGGAGGTAGGTTCCCCGTGAACCAGAAGCGACCCAAGGTCAAGAAGTCGCGTGCCCTCGGCATTGCACTGACCCCGAAGGCCGTCAAGTACTTCGAGGCCCGCCCCTACCCGCCGGGCGAGCACGGCCGTGGCCGCAAGCAGAACTCGGACTACAAGGTCCGTCTGCTGGAGAAGCAGCGTCTGCGCGCTCAGTACGACATCTCTGAGCGTCAGATGGCCCGCGCGTACGACCGCGCCAAGAAGGCCGAAGGCAAGACGGGCGAGGCGCTTGTCGTCGAGCTCGAGCGTCGCCTCGACGCCCTGGTTCTGCGTTCGGGCATCGCCCGCACCATCTACCAGGCCCGCCAGATGGTCGTTCACGGCCACATCGAGGTCAACGGCGACAAGGTCGACAAGCCGTCGTTCCGTGTCCGTCCGGACGACGTCATCACCGTGCGCGAGCGCAGCCGCGAGAAGGTTCCGTTCCAGGTTGCCCGTGAGGGTGGCTACGCAGGCGAGGGCGAGACCCCGCGCTACCTGCAGGTCAACCTGAAGGCCCTGGCCTTCCGCCTGGACCGCGACCCGAACCGCAAGGAAATCCCGGTCATCTGCGACGAGCAGCTCGTCGTCGAGTACTACGCCCGCTGATGCAGGCCTAGTCTCACCGACTGGTCAGCCCGCCGTCCCCTCCATGGGGCGGCGGGTTTTCCGTTTCCCGGACCGGCATCACGGCTGCGGCTGCTCCGCCGCCGCGCCCGTCGACACCCGGGAGCCGCGCGGCCGCCCCGCCTGCCGCGGCACCCCGCCGCCGCGCTCCTGCGGATCGCTCAGCGCCCGCCCGACCAGCGCCTCACGGCTCAGCTCCCGCCCCTCGGCCTCGTACGCCGCGTAGCGCTCGGCGCCCAGCAGCTCGCCCGCCTGCTCCCGGCACATCAGCCGCGGGGCGTTGAAGTACCCCGAGCCGAACAGCTGCAGCCCCACCCCGCCCCACATCGGCTCCGCCGCACCCTGGAGCACCGCCGCCTCGGCCGCGTCCCCCTCCGCGACCGTGACCAGCGCGAGCAGCTCCAGCGCGAGCACCAGCCCGACCAGATCGTGGAAGACGTGGTTGATGGCCACGCACTCGGTCAGCAGCTGCCGCGCCTCCCGCGTGCGCCCCGCGTCGAGGGCCGCGTACGCGAGGACGTACAGGGCGTACGCCTTCGTCCAGCGCTCCCCGCGCTCCTCGCAGATCTCCCGGACCTCCCCGCACAGCGCGAGCGCGCCCGGCAGGTCACCGAGGAAGGCCAGCGCCATCCCCAGTTCCACCTGGCACATCAGCACGTTGCTGTTCAGCTCGCCGGCCGCCCGGTACTGCTCCAGCGCCGCGCCCAGCAGCTCCCGGGCCCGCGCCATGTCGTCCGAGACCAGCGCCAGGCAGCCCATCCGGTGCACCGTGTAGGCCGCCGCGACCGGGTTCCCGCTCTGCGCCGCCCCGTCCCGGCACTCGTACAGGGCGCTCATCGAGGCCGTCGCGTCCCCCTGCAGGGCCGCGACATAGCCCAGCACCCACAGGGCCTTCAGCCGCGAGCTCTCGTACTCCACCGCCCGGTCCACCGGCTCCAGGGTCCGGTCCAGCCAGTGCCGCCCCTCGGTCAGGCGCCCGCAGCCCGCCCAGTAGAACCACAGCGTCCCCGCCAGGTACTGGGCCAGATGCGTCTCGTCCGGCTCGTCCAGGCAGCACTCCAGCGCGAGCCGGATGTTCGGCAGCTCCGCCTCCACCAGGGCGGCCACCTCCTGCTGGCGCGGGCTGAACCAGTCCAGCTCGCACCACGTCGCCAGCCCCACGTACCAGTCCCGGTGGCGCCGCCGCAGGCGCCCCGCGTCGCCCAGCGACTCCAGCCACCCCGCCCCGTACGCCCGTACGGTCTCCAGCATGCGAAAACGCACCCCGGCGGGCGTCTCCTCCCGGACCAGCAGGGACTGGGCCAGGAGCTCCCCGACCAGGTCCAGCACGTCCTCCACCGGCAGATCCGGACCCGCGCACACATATTCGACGGCGTCGAGGTCGAACTGCCCCGCGAACACCGACAGCCGCGCCCACAGCAGCCGCTCCGCCGGCGTGCACAGCTCATGGCTCCAGCCGATCGCCGTCCGCAGCGCCCGGTGCCGGGCGAGCCCGCCACGCGCACCGCCCGTCAGCAGCGCGAAGCGGTCCTCCAGCCGGGCCAGCACCTGTGCGGGGGACAGCGTCCGCAGCCGGCCCGCCGCCAGCTCCAGCGCCAGCGGGATCCCGTCGAGACGGGCGCACAGCTCGACCAGCACCGCCCGGTTCTCCGCGGTCACCGCGAAGGAAGGGTCGGCTGCCGACGCCCGCGCCGCCAGCAGGGCCAGCGCCTCCTCGGCGGCCGGCGGGGCGAGCGGGAAGGCCAGCTCCCCGTCCAGGGCCAGCGGGCGCCGGCCGGCCGCGAGGACGTGCAGGCCGGGGCAGCGCCGCAGCAGCTCCCGTACCAGGCCGGCGCACTCGTCGACCAGCTGCTCGAAGCCGTCCAGGACCAGCAGCAGCCGGCGCCCGGCCAGGTGCTCGGCCAGGACCGCCCGCGGCGGCCGGGTGGTGTGGTCGGTCAGCTCCAGCGCCTCGGCGAGCGCCAGCTCCAGCAGCGCGGGATCCCGTACGGTGGCCAGCTCCGCCAGCCAGACCCCGTCGCAGTAGCGTTCCTGCGATCCCTCGGCGGCGGCCCGGGCGGCCGCGAGCGCGAGCCGGGACTTTCCCACCCCGCCCACGCCGGTCACCGTCACGAGCCGGGAGGACTCCAGGAGCCGCCCCAGCTCGGCGAGTTCGCCACCCCGCCCGACGAACCGGCCGAGCTCCGAGGGAAGATTGCCCCCGGCGGTACTTCGAAGGGGTCTCTGTCCCATGGGACACGGAGGGTACTGGTCCGGATGCGCTGCGTTCAAGGCGGGCCGGGGACCTCCCGGATTTCCGGTACGGCCGGGGATCTCCGGCGCGATAGGGTCGGAGGGCGAATAGTCCTGCGGTTCAGGTACAGACAGAGAGCGGTGTGACGTGTCCGGTGTAGAGGTGGCCGGGATCATCGTGGCCGTCTTCTGGGCCATCCTGATCTCCTTCCTCGCCGTGGCCCTGGTGAGACTGGCCCAGGTGCTCAGGGCGACCACCAAGCTGGTGGCCGACGTGACCGACCAGGCCGTCCCGCTGCTCGCCGACGCCTCCACCACCGTCCGCTCCGCGCGCACCCAGCTCGACCGGGTCGACGCCATCGCGAGCGACGTGCAGGAGGTCACCTCCAACGCCTCCGCGCTGTCCTCCACCGTGGCCACCGCCTTCGGCGGCCCGCTGGTGAAGGTCGCGGCCTTCGGCTACGGCGTCCGCAAGGCGCTGGGCAAGGGGGATGCCGCGACGTCGGGCGGCACGCCGGCGAAGGCATCCCGACGAACCGTGATCGTTGGACGTACGGTGCCGGCCGCCCGGCGCCGCAAGCAGAAGGGCTGAGACCGCCGATGTTCCGCCGAGCCTTCTGGTTCACCGCCGGCGCAGCCGCCGGCGTGTGGGCCACCACCAAGGTCAACCGCCAGCTGAAGAAGCTGACGCCGGAGAGTCTCGCCGCCCAGGCGGCCGACAAGGCCGTGGAGGCGGGACACCGCCTCAAGGACTTCGCCCTCGACGTCAAAGCGGGAATGACGCAGCGCGAGGACGAGCTGAACGACGCACTGGGGCTCCACCAGGACCCCGACCGGCCCGACAACGTCACGGCCCTCCCCGGGCCGCGGCGGCTGCGTGCCATCGAGAACAGCAAGACCACCTACCGACCTAAGTTTTCGTACGACCGGAATGAGGACCACTGATGGAGTCGGCTGAGATTCGCCGCCGCTGGCTGAGCTTCTTCGAGGAGCGCGGTCACGCCGTTGTCCCTTCGGCGTCGCTCATCGCGGACGACCCGACTCTGCTGCTGGTCAACGCGGGCATGGTCCCGTTCAAGCCGTACTTCCTCGGCGAGACCAAGCCCCCGGCCCCGCGGGCCACCAGCGTGCAGAAGTGCGTCCGTACGCCGGACATCGAAGAGGTCGGCAAGACCACCCGGCACGGCACGTTCTTCCAGATGTGCGGCAACTTCTCCTTCGGGGACTACTTCAAGGAAGGCGCCATCAAGTACGCCTGGGAGCTGCTCACCAGCTCCGTGGCGGACGGCGGCTACGGCCTGGAGCCGGAGAAGCTCTGGATCACCGTCTACCTCGACGACGACGAGGCCGAGACGATCTGGCGCGAGAAGATCGGCGTCCCCGCCGAGCGCATCCAGCGCCTGGGCAAGAAGGACAACTTCTGGTCCATGGGCGTCCCCGGCCCCTGCGGCCCGTGCTCGGAGATCAACTACGACCGCGGCCCGGAGTTCGGCGTCGAGGGCGGCCCGGCCGTCAACGACGAGCGCTACGTGGAGATCTGGAACCTGGTCTTCATGCAGTACGAGCGCGGCGCCGGCGACGGCAAGGAAGACTTCCCGATCCTCGGCGACCTGCCGTCGAAGAACATCGACACCGGTCTCGGCCTCGAACGCCTCGCGATGATCCTGCAGGGCGTGCAGAACATGTACGAGACCGACACCCTGCGCGTGGTCATGGACAAGGCCACCGAGCTGACCGGCGTGCAGTACGGCGCCGCCCAGAACACCGACGTGTCGATGCGCGTGGTCGCCGACCACATCCGCACCTCCGTCATGCTCATCGGCGACGGCGTCACCCCCGGCAACGAGGGCCGCGGCTACGTGCTGCGCCGCATCATGCGCCGCGCCATCCGCAACATGCGCCTCATGGGCGCCACCGGCCCGGTCGTCCAGGACCTCGTCGACGTCGTGATCAACACGATGGGCCAGCAGTACCCGGAGCTCGTCACCGACCGCAAGCGCATCGAGACCGTCGCGCTCGCCGAGGAAGCCGCCTTCCTCAAGGCCGTCAAGGGCGGCACCAACATCCTCGACACCGCCGTGACCGAGACCAAGGCCGCCGGCGGCACCGTGCTCTCCGGCGACAAGGCGTTCCTGCTCCACGACACCTGGGGCTTCCCGATCGATCTCACCCTGGAGATGGCCGCCGAGCAGGGCCTCTCCGTGGACGAGCCCGGCTTCCGCCGCCTGATGCAGGAGCAGCGCGACCGGGCCAAGGCCGACGCCAAGGCCAAGAAGACCGGCCACGCGGACATGTCCGCCTACCGGGAGATCGCCGACAGCGCCGGCGGCACCGAGTTCACCGGCTACGCCACCAACCAGGGCGAGTCCACCATCGTCGGCCTCCTGGTCAACGGCGTCTCCGCGCCCGCCGCCTCCGAGGGCGACGAGGTCGAGGTCGTCCTCGACCGCACCCCCTTCTACGCCGAGGGCGGCGGCCAGCTC
Proteins encoded in this window:
- the alaS gene encoding alanine--tRNA ligase; its protein translation is MESAEIRRRWLSFFEERGHAVVPSASLIADDPTLLLVNAGMVPFKPYFLGETKPPAPRATSVQKCVRTPDIEEVGKTTRHGTFFQMCGNFSFGDYFKEGAIKYAWELLTSSVADGGYGLEPEKLWITVYLDDDEAETIWREKIGVPAERIQRLGKKDNFWSMGVPGPCGPCSEINYDRGPEFGVEGGPAVNDERYVEIWNLVFMQYERGAGDGKEDFPILGDLPSKNIDTGLGLERLAMILQGVQNMYETDTLRVVMDKATELTGVQYGAAQNTDVSMRVVADHIRTSVMLIGDGVTPGNEGRGYVLRRIMRRAIRNMRLMGATGPVVQDLVDVVINTMGQQYPELVTDRKRIETVALAEEAAFLKAVKGGTNILDTAVTETKAAGGTVLSGDKAFLLHDTWGFPIDLTLEMAAEQGLSVDEPGFRRLMQEQRDRAKADAKAKKTGHADMSAYREIADSAGGTEFTGYATNQGESTIVGLLVNGVSAPAASEGDEVEVVLDRTPFYAEGGGQLADQGRIKLDSGAVIVVRDVQQPVPGVSVHKGSVQVGEVTVGASAYAAIDVNRRRAIARAHSATHLTHQALRDALGPTAAQAGSENSPGRFRFDFGSPNAVPGSVLTDVEQKINDVLSRELDVTAEIMSIDEAKKQGAIAEFGEKYGERVRVVTIGDFSKELCGGTHVGNTAQLGLVKLLGESSIGSGVRRVEALVGVDAYNFLAKEHTVVAQLQELVKGRPEELPEKIASMLGKLKDAEKEIEKFRAEKVLQAAAGLAQNAQDIKGVALVVGQVADGIGADDLRKLVLDVRGRIPGDRPAVVALFTVANDRPLTVIATNEAARERGLKAGDLVRTAAKTLGGGGGGKPDVAQGGGQNPAAVPEAISAVERLVVETA